In the genome of Streptacidiphilus rugosus AM-16, one region contains:
- a CDS encoding ABC transporter permease, protein MNPLETLRFAVLGLAANKVRSGLTMLGILIGVAAVILLLAVGNGSSQAVKNSIDALGTNALTVSSGAGFGAQSTATSTKPLTVDDARALADPSQAPDIKGVAPEVQTSQTALYQGTSHTVSSVIGTYPAYFEASNSKVTKGDYFSADDVLASRKVAVIGSTTATDLFGTDDPIGKKITLGGTPFTVVGELATKGSGTGFQDPDDTIVLPLPSVQNAFTGFGSLSQILVEAKSADSTTQAQNEITTILMGRHGITSSSAVDFRIGSQTTLLSTRSSTTQTFTVLLGAVAAISLLVGGIGITNIMLVTVTERTREIGIRKAIGAPKGVILSQFLAESTLLSLVGAGLGVVTALVGAHFTIVGIKPVVIPASVWGAFGIAVAIGLFFGSYPASRAASLRPIEALRHE, encoded by the coding sequence GTGAACCCGCTGGAGACGCTTCGCTTCGCCGTGCTGGGCCTGGCCGCGAACAAGGTCCGCTCCGGGCTGACCATGCTCGGCATCCTGATCGGCGTCGCCGCCGTCATCCTGCTGCTCGCGGTCGGCAACGGCTCCTCGCAGGCCGTGAAGAACTCGATCGACGCCCTCGGCACGAACGCGCTGACCGTGAGCTCCGGCGCCGGCTTCGGCGCGCAGTCGACCGCGACCAGCACCAAGCCGCTCACCGTCGACGACGCCCGGGCGCTGGCCGACCCGAGCCAGGCGCCGGACATCAAGGGCGTGGCCCCCGAGGTGCAGACCTCGCAGACCGCGCTCTACCAGGGCACCTCGCACACGGTCAGCTCGGTGATCGGCACCTACCCGGCCTACTTCGAGGCGTCCAACAGCAAGGTCACCAAGGGCGACTACTTCAGCGCCGACGACGTGCTGGCCTCGCGCAAGGTCGCGGTCATCGGCTCGACCACGGCGACCGACCTGTTCGGCACCGACGACCCGATCGGCAAGAAGATCACCCTGGGCGGCACCCCGTTCACGGTCGTCGGCGAACTGGCGACCAAGGGCAGCGGCACCGGCTTCCAGGACCCCGACGACACGATCGTGCTGCCGCTGCCGAGCGTGCAGAACGCGTTCACCGGCTTCGGCTCGCTGAGCCAGATCCTGGTCGAGGCGAAGTCGGCGGACTCGACGACGCAGGCGCAGAACGAGATCACCACGATCCTGATGGGCCGTCACGGCATCACCAGCTCGTCGGCGGTGGACTTCCGCATCGGCAGCCAGACCACCCTGCTCAGCACCCGCAGCTCCACGACGCAGACCTTCACGGTGCTGCTGGGCGCGGTGGCGGCGATCTCGCTGCTGGTCGGCGGGATCGGCATCACCAACATCATGCTGGTCACGGTGACCGAGCGGACCCGTGAGATCGGCATCCGCAAGGCCATCGGCGCGCCCAAGGGCGTCATCCTCAGCCAGTTCCTCGCCGAGTCGACCTTGCTGTCACTGGTGGGCGCGGGCCTCGGGGTGGTCACCGCGTTGGTCGGCGCGCACTTCACGATCGTGGGGATCAAGCCGGTGGTGATCCCCGCCTCGGTCTGGGGCGCGTTCGGGATCGCGGTGGCGATCGGCCTGTTCTTCGGCAGTTACCCGGCGAGCCGGGCGGCGAGCCTGCGCCCGATCGAGGCGCTGCGGCATGAGTGA